One genomic region from Myxocyprinus asiaticus isolate MX2 ecotype Aquarium Trade chromosome 27, UBuf_Myxa_2, whole genome shotgun sequence encodes:
- the LOC127418000 gene encoding vesicular integral-membrane protein VIP36-like isoform X2, producing MARERIPSALWLHSQPSVTRKMCHRIFLLLWLLHFSSVYSDITDGNAEYLKREHSLIKPYQGVGTSPSSQWDFWGSTLVTSQYVRLTSDERSKQGSIWNTVPCYLKDWEMHVQFKVHGSGRKNLHGDGFAVWYTKERLHPGSVFGSSANFHGLAIFIDTFSKDEAPDRSFPYISAMVNNGSLPYDHGKDGRSTELGGCSAEVRNKDHDTYMAIRYSKGRLTIMVDVDDRNDWKECIDIGGVRLPTGYYFGASAATGDLSDNHDIISMKMYQLMVEHTPEEDNQDWTKIEPSVNLLKSPKDNIDDPTGNFRSTPLTGWKVFLLLLCALLGIVVCAVVGAVVFQKRQERNKRFY from the exons ATGGCACGAGAAAGAATCCCGTCAGCTTTATGGCTTCACTCTCAACCAAGTGTTACACGTAAAATGTGTCACAGAATATTCTTACTTTTATGGTTACTTCATTTTTCCTCTGTATATTCAGATATAACAGACGGCAATGCGGAGTACCTAAAGCGCGAGCACTCGCTCATTAAGCCATATCAGG GTGTTGGAACAAGTCCCTCTAGTCAGTGGGACTTTTGGGGAAGTACTTTAGTAACTAGCCAGTATGTGCGCCTAACTTCTGACGAGCGGAGCAAACAAGGGTCTATCTGGAATACAGTG CCATGCTATTTGAAGGATTGGGAGATGCATGTGCAGTTTAAAGTTCATGGATCAGGAAGGAAGAATCTCCATGGAGATGGCTTTGCTGTTTGGTATACAAAAGAGAGACTACATCCTG GCTCCGTGTTTGGCAGTAGTGCCAATTTCCATGGGTTGGCTATTTTTATTGACACTTTCTCTAAAGATGAGGCTCCAGAT CGCTCCTTTCCCTATATTTCTGCAATGGTTAATAATGGTTCTCTTCCATATGACCATGGGAAAGACGGCCGGTCCACTGAATTAGGAGGTTGCTCTGCTGAAGTCAGAAATAAAGACCATGACACCTACATGGCTATTCGATACTCCAAAGGTAGACTCACG ATTATGGTGGATGTGGACGACAGGAATGATTGGAAAGAATGTATTGATATCGGTGGCGTCCGCCTCCCTACAGGCTACTACTTTGGGGCTTCTGCAGCTACAGGAGATCTCTCTG acaaccatgacatcatctctATGAAGATGTACCAGCTGATGGTAGAACATACTCCTGAGGAGGACAACCAGGACTGGACAAAGATTGAGCCTAGTGTCAATCTCCTCAAGTCCCCTAAAG ACAATATTGATGATCCAACTGGAAATTTCCGAAGTACACCCCTCACTGGATGGAAGGTCTTCCTACTGCTGCTATGTGCCCTGCTTGGAATTGTGGTTTGTGCAGTCGTAGGTGCAGTGGTCTTTCAGAAACGTCAGGAAAGAAACAAGAGGTTCTACTAA
- the LOC127418000 gene encoding vesicular integral-membrane protein VIP36-like isoform X1 produces MARERIPSALWLHSQPSVTRKMCHRIFLLLWLLHFSSVYSDITDGNAEYLKREHSLIKPYQGVGTSPSSQWDFWGSTLVTSQYVRLTSDERSKQGSIWNTVPCYLKDWEMHVQFKVHGSGRKNLHGDGFAVWYTKERLHPGPVFGNQDHFVGLAIFVDTFRNDLQGMDRSFPYISAMVNNGSLPYDHGKDGRSTELGGCSAEVRNKDHDTYMAIRYSKGRLTIMVDVDDRNDWKECIDIGGVRLPTGYYFGASAATGDLSDNHDIISMKMYQLMVEHTPEEDNQDWTKIEPSVNLLKSPKDNIDDPTGNFRSTPLTGWKVFLLLLCALLGIVVCAVVGAVVFQKRQERNKRFY; encoded by the exons ATGGCACGAGAAAGAATCCCGTCAGCTTTATGGCTTCACTCTCAACCAAGTGTTACACGTAAAATGTGTCACAGAATATTCTTACTTTTATGGTTACTTCATTTTTCCTCTGTATATTCAGATATAACAGACGGCAATGCGGAGTACCTAAAGCGCGAGCACTCGCTCATTAAGCCATATCAGG GTGTTGGAACAAGTCCCTCTAGTCAGTGGGACTTTTGGGGAAGTACTTTAGTAACTAGCCAGTATGTGCGCCTAACTTCTGACGAGCGGAGCAAACAAGGGTCTATCTGGAATACAGTG CCATGCTATTTGAAGGATTGGGAGATGCATGTGCAGTTTAAAGTTCATGGATCAGGAAGGAAGAATCTCCATGGAGATGGCTTTGCTGTTTGGTATACAAAAGAGAGACTACATCCTG GGCCAGTCTTTGGAAACCAAGACCATTTTGTAGGCCTGGCTATTTTTGTGGATACCTTCCGTAATGACCTCCAAGGAATGGAT CGCTCCTTTCCCTATATTTCTGCAATGGTTAATAATGGTTCTCTTCCATATGACCATGGGAAAGACGGCCGGTCCACTGAATTAGGAGGTTGCTCTGCTGAAGTCAGAAATAAAGACCATGACACCTACATGGCTATTCGATACTCCAAAGGTAGACTCACG ATTATGGTGGATGTGGACGACAGGAATGATTGGAAAGAATGTATTGATATCGGTGGCGTCCGCCTCCCTACAGGCTACTACTTTGGGGCTTCTGCAGCTACAGGAGATCTCTCTG acaaccatgacatcatctctATGAAGATGTACCAGCTGATGGTAGAACATACTCCTGAGGAGGACAACCAGGACTGGACAAAGATTGAGCCTAGTGTCAATCTCCTCAAGTCCCCTAAAG ACAATATTGATGATCCAACTGGAAATTTCCGAAGTACACCCCTCACTGGATGGAAGGTCTTCCTACTGCTGCTATGTGCCCTGCTTGGAATTGTGGTTTGTGCAGTCGTAGGTGCAGTGGTCTTTCAGAAACGTCAGGAAAGAAACAAGAGGTTCTACTAA